The nucleotide window TAATATTGTACCACTCATAGTTGGCGAAAATGACAAATGCATTATGCTGGCTGAATATCTTCAATCGAATGGCATCTTTATACTACCGGTAAGACCACCAACTGTACCAGAAGGCACAGCACGATTGAGATTTTCGCTCACTTCACAAATGAAATATTCTGAAATTGATAAAATTATTGAACTTTTAAAAAAATATTAAATGTCTGGCAAAACAATTTTTATTTCAGCAATTGATACAGATGCTGGAAAAACAATAGTCACAGGATTACTGGCATTAAGCTTAAAAAACCGTGGACTAAATGTTATCACACAAAAAATTGCCCAAACAGGCTGCAATAATATTTCAGATGACATATTAAAGCATCGTGAAATTATGGGTGAAGAATTAAATGAATTTGATAATATCAGACTTACCTGTCCTTATATATTTAATTTCCCTGCATCTCCACACTTATCTGCAAAGCTTGAAAACACTGAAATAAATACAGAAGAGATTTCTTCTGCAACAAATGAACTAGAAAAACATTTTGACTACATTTTATTAGAAGGTGTTGGTGGTTTAATGGTTCCGTTAAATACTAATGAATTACTAATAGATTATATTTCAAATAAACAATATCCATTAATTCTTGTAACATCTGGTAAATTAGGAACTATAAACCATACTTTATTAAGTTTAGAAGCAATCAGAAGAAGAAATATTGAGCTTAAAGCAATAGTTTACAATAATTACATAAATACAGACAAAATTATTAATTCGGACACAAAAGAGTTTTTTAAAAATTATTTAAAAAAAGATTTTCCTGATTCACAATTAATTGAAATAGAGAAAATAAGTAAATGGACAGATTGTAACGCTTTCAATAGTTTTAACATTTAATTTTTAGCTTATTATAAAATTAATTACCTGTAAAATACGAAATCTAAAATATTTCCGTTTTTCACAAAAATAAATTATATTGCTATAAGTTACACTTCTACAAATAAATAATTAACCTATAAATATTTTTTTATGAAAACTCTACTTATTACAGCAATTGTTATGCTTGCGTTTTACATTAGCCCTGCACAAATCCAACCAAAAGAAGTAAAATCTGAAATTAAAGAAGCTAAGATTTTTCTGCTTGGTGCTGAAATTACCAGAAAAGGTAAAATAAATTTACTGGAAGGCTCTACTAAATTGCTTTTCTCACATCTATCAACAAAAATTGATAAAGAGAGCATACAAGCTAATTTTGGTGACGGGGTAAAAATTACCAATGTTGAAGCAGAGCTTAAAACAATAAATTTAAAATCGAAAGACAGTCTTAGAATAGCAAAACTTCAGGATAGTATTATCTGGTATAATAAAAACAATAGGCAAATTAACTCTAAACTTACTACAATTGAAGGCGAAGTTGATGTTATTAATGTAAATAAAATACTTAAGAATAATACTGGTGGCACTACTGTTGCTGAAATTGAAAAGTTATCCGATTTCTACAGAAAAAGAGTTTCAGAACTTAATCAGAAAATTTATGAATTAAATGAGCAGATTACTGATAATAATAAAAGAATTAAAATTGTTACAGATACAATTACTTCACTATCTATTGTTAGAAAAGATACTTGGTTTGAAATTGCAGTAACAGTTCAGACTTCAAAACCTGTGACAGGTGATTTTACATTATCATATCTTGTTGGCGGCACAGGCTGGTCTCCTACTTATGATATTCGTGTAAAAGAAATAACAGGTCAGATAGACATGGAATACAAAGCAAAAGTATTAAACCAGACAGGTGAAGACTGGGAAAATGTTAAAATTTCATTCTCGTCTGCAATGCCCACAGAATCGCAGGAAGCACCAAGTTTAGAACCCTGGCGATTGAATTTTAACAACAGAACAGATTACGAAGGAAGATTAAATGAATTCAGACCAAATACAATCAATAAAATTGAAGCACAAAAAAGAAGTGGAAACCTTGCATTACCTGAGGGTGTTGAATTTGCTGAAGTTGAACTTTCACCAATTGCTTTCGAATTCAAAATTGATGAATCTACTTCAATCCCTGCTTCAGGAAAACCTTATATGATAAGTATAACAAATTACAAGCTTCCTGTTTCTTATAAATATGTTGCTATCCCGAAAGTTGATCCTGCTGCATTTTTAGTAGCAGAAGTTACAGGTTGGGAAGATATGAATCTTATTGAAGGTCCGACTAATATTTATTTCCGTGGTACATTTATGGGACATTCATATATTAAACCTCAGTTAGCAAATGACACTTTAAATATCTCATTAGGACGTGATAACAGAGTAATGATTAACAGAGTAAAAGTTGAGGACAGTAAAGGCGATAAACTTATCGGAACAAATAACCGTGAAGAATTTACTTATAAAATTTCTGTACGTAACACAAATCCAGGAAATATTAAATTTACTTTAATTGACCAGGTTCCGGTTGCTCAAGACGACGACATTAAAGTAGAATTACTTGACCTTTCCGGAGCAGAAAAAGATGAATTTAATGGAAGATTAAAATGGAAATTTGATCTTGCTACAAAGGAAGCTAAGGAATTTACTGTAAAATTTGCTGTAAAATATCCTAAAAACAAACAGGTTAAGATAAGATCTGACAATAGAATTGCCAAATACAGATCAGCAAGATTTTTATAAATCCAATAAAAGTCTCAAAGAGTATTATTTGCCGGATCAGAGTTCTTGATGACATTTATTCCATTTTACAACCAAAATGTAGTATAATAAAACGAAGGATCTAGTTTATTTCCATTACTAGATTCTTCGCTGCGCTCTGAATGACATACTAGTTGACTATTAATACGATAAGCGTTTTGTCATCCAGAGTGTAGTGTAACGAAACGAAGGATCTAGTTTGAATTTAATTTATTTTTAAAACTAGATTACCTTCAGTGAAAAAGTTCTTCACTTTTCCGCCGCGGCGGACGGAATGACAAAAAAATAATTTATTAGATTATCTTTGCAAAAAGCCAAAGAAAATGCGTTTCGATATAATTACCGTTCTACCAGAACTGCTTGAAAGCCCTTTTAACCATTCTATAGTTAAAAGAGCCAAAAATAAAGGTCTTGTTGAAATTGGCATACACAATTTGAGAGATTACTCAAAAAACAAACAAAAACAGGTTGACGATTATCCATTTGGTGGCAAAGCCGGAATGGTACTAATGATTGAACCTATTTACGATGCAATTAATCATTTAAAAAGTCTTCATGATTACGACGAAATTATTTACACTTCTCCTGACGGTGAAATTTTTGATCAGAAAATGGCGAACACACTTTCACTAAAGAAAAACATATTAATTCTTTGCGGGCATTATAAAGGTATTGATCATAGAATTCGTGAAAATCTAATTACCCGTGAAGTAAGTATTGGGAACTATGTTATGACTGGAGGTGAGATGGCTGCAGCAGTTATGGTTGACAGCATAGTAAGGCTTATTCCGGGTTCTATTGGTGACGAATCTTCTGCCCTCTCCGACTCTTTTCAGGATGACTTATTAGCACCACCTGTTTACACACGCCCTGCTGAGTTTAATGGATGGAAGGTTCCAGAAATATTACTTTCAGGTAATGAAGCTCAGATTGATAAATGGAAACACGATCAGTCTGTTTCAAGAACAAAAGAATTAAGACCGGATTTATTAAAAGATGAAGATTAAATTCTTATTCCCAAAATTGTTACATCATCTATCTGCTCTCCATTGCCTCTCCATTCTTCGAAAGCAGTTTCTATAATAACTTTCTGTTCAGACATTGGCAGATTGTTATTAGCTAACAATATTTCTTTAAATTGTTTGTACATAAATTTTCTACTCTTAGGTCCACCAAACTGATCGGCAAAACCATCAGTAAACAAATAAACACAATCGCCTTTTTCAAGTTTAAAATCATTATTTTTAAAAGGCTCCATATTTATATGAATAGAAATAGGCATTTTATCGCCTTTTATTTCAATCAGCTCATTATTTCTCAATATATACAACGGATTGTTAGCTCCGGCAAATTGCATCTCAAGATTTTCCTTATTAATTGTTATAAGAGCTATATCCATCCCATCCTTTTGCTCACCCGATGTGCCTTTTTGTTTTAATGCATGAATTATTTCCTTTCGTAATCGTTTTAAAACTATTGCTGGATTTGTCATGTATTCCTTAACAACAATTTCACGTAAAAATGAAATACCAAGCATACTCATAAAAGCACCTGGAACACCATGTCCTGTACAATCAGCAACTGTAATAATTAAATGATCTTCAATCTCTGCCCACCAGTAAAAATCTCCACTTACTTTATGTTTTGGTCTGTATATAACAAAATGATCAGAAATTGTATCTTTTATCAAATCAAGGCCAGGTAATACGGCAGCCTGTAAACGAGTAGCGTAATCTATACTTTGCGAAACCTCATTATGAATAAATTCTATTTCTTCTTTCTGAGTTATTACTAAATCTCTCTGAGCTTCTATTTCATCGCGCTGAGTAGATATTTCTTCATTTTGTTGATTAAGCATGAAGTTCTTTTCATCTACCATTTGTTTTTGCTCCTCAATAATACTTTTTTGTTTTCTTGTTATTCTAAGTGAACGAAGAATTATAAATGCTATTATTACTAATAGTATTAATCCTGATACAACAAATAAAATAATAATTTTTTGCTTTTTACTTTCAGCTACCTGCCTGCTTAATTCAATATTTTTTATTTCCAAGACCTTACTATTTGCAATACTATCAGTTGCAGCTTGTTTTTCGTACTGATACTGGAAATATTTCATCTGAACAAGTTTCTGGTTTTCATCTTTACTGATACTATCTCGCATTGAGATATACTCGC belongs to Bacteroidia bacterium and includes:
- a CDS encoding DUF4139 domain-containing protein codes for the protein MKTLLITAIVMLAFYISPAQIQPKEVKSEIKEAKIFLLGAEITRKGKINLLEGSTKLLFSHLSTKIDKESIQANFGDGVKITNVEAELKTINLKSKDSLRIAKLQDSIIWYNKNNRQINSKLTTIEGEVDVINVNKILKNNTGGTTVAEIEKLSDFYRKRVSELNQKIYELNEQITDNNKRIKIVTDTITSLSIVRKDTWFEIAVTVQTSKPVTGDFTLSYLVGGTGWSPTYDIRVKEITGQIDMEYKAKVLNQTGEDWENVKISFSSAMPTESQEAPSLEPWRLNFNNRTDYEGRLNEFRPNTINKIEAQKRSGNLALPEGVEFAEVELSPIAFEFKIDESTSIPASGKPYMISITNYKLPVSYKYVAIPKVDPAAFLVAEVTGWEDMNLIEGPTNIYFRGTFMGHSYIKPQLANDTLNISLGRDNRVMINRVKVEDSKGDKLIGTNNREEFTYKISVRNTNPGNIKFTLIDQVPVAQDDDIKVELLDLSGAEKDEFNGRLKWKFDLATKEAKEFTVKFAVKYPKNKQVKIRSDNRIAKYRSARFL
- the trmD gene encoding tRNA (guanosine(37)-N1)-methyltransferase TrmD, which translates into the protein MRFDIITVLPELLESPFNHSIVKRAKNKGLVEIGIHNLRDYSKNKQKQVDDYPFGGKAGMVLMIEPIYDAINHLKSLHDYDEIIYTSPDGEIFDQKMANTLSLKKNILILCGHYKGIDHRIRENLITREVSIGNYVMTGGEMAAAVMVDSIVRLIPGSIGDESSALSDSFQDDLLAPPVYTRPAEFNGWKVPEILLSGNEAQIDKWKHDQSVSRTKELRPDLLKDED
- the bioD gene encoding ATP-dependent dethiobiotin synthetase BioD, giving the protein MSGKTIFISAIDTDAGKTIVTGLLALSLKNRGLNVITQKIAQTGCNNISDDILKHREIMGEELNEFDNIRLTCPYIFNFPASPHLSAKLENTEINTEEISSATNELEKHFDYILLEGVGGLMVPLNTNELLIDYISNKQYPLILVTSGKLGTINHTLLSLEAIRRRNIELKAIVYNNYINTDKIINSDTKEFFKNYLKKDFPDSQLIEIEKISKWTDCNAFNSFNI